From a single Lewinella sp. LCG006 genomic region:
- a CDS encoding glycosyltransferase has translation MDICFLPAWFYDIDGKGGGLFFREQAIAIRAVIDTASIFYPALGLPYLGKENWEEKTLEGITIFKYQGFCFPKRIAILQFIYASQIRKAFSFFLATRNGRLPDLIHSHSLWGAYAALVIKKEWGIPFVYTEHLGKWTNIDYFPPRYQLKQLQVICENANLVTAVSNTLAQRMVEFCGVAPVLVTPNMVDTNFFSPLDDNKKKRPNTFSIISIGDPWHTKGLDILIEALGIAQQQTNLKLKLTLVDEIPKRQQLYPIIEKYQLKEQIEFTGRLERIQLKALLQQQDVLVSASRRESFGLTMIEAMACGVPVVATKTAGSLDIVNSENGILVDLNNSQALAKGLLLLINQPNKYSPQQLAAYVHHKYSIQSFCKNWEKHYNMILLDQKRNNHD, from the coding sequence ATGGACATTTGCTTCCTTCCAGCTTGGTTTTATGATATTGACGGAAAGGGAGGTGGTTTATTCTTCAGAGAGCAAGCCATAGCTATACGAGCGGTGATTGATACTGCAAGTATTTTTTATCCAGCGTTGGGGCTCCCCTACCTCGGTAAGGAAAATTGGGAAGAAAAAACCCTTGAAGGTATAACCATCTTTAAGTACCAAGGATTTTGTTTTCCAAAACGGATAGCAATTCTTCAATTTATCTACGCTTCTCAGATAAGAAAAGCTTTCTCCTTTTTTTTAGCCACTCGTAATGGACGTCTGCCGGATTTGATTCATTCCCACAGTTTATGGGGGGCTTATGCAGCACTCGTCATAAAAAAAGAATGGGGAATCCCCTTTGTCTATACCGAGCATTTGGGAAAATGGACCAATATCGACTATTTTCCGCCTAGGTATCAATTAAAGCAATTGCAAGTGATTTGCGAAAATGCGAATCTGGTAACAGCGGTTAGTAATACATTGGCACAGAGAATGGTAGAATTTTGTGGAGTAGCACCCGTCTTGGTCACCCCAAACATGGTCGACACTAATTTTTTTTCACCACTAGATGATAATAAAAAGAAACGCCCCAACACCTTCTCTATTATTTCGATTGGTGATCCTTGGCATACCAAAGGATTAGATATTCTTATTGAAGCTTTGGGCATAGCACAACAGCAAACAAATCTAAAATTAAAACTAACACTGGTCGATGAAATCCCAAAAAGACAACAGCTTTATCCAATTATCGAAAAGTATCAATTAAAGGAGCAAATCGAATTTACAGGGCGTTTGGAACGTATTCAATTGAAAGCATTACTACAACAACAAGATGTTCTAGTCTCAGCATCTAGAAGGGAGTCCTTCGGACTGACAATGATAGAGGCGATGGCTTGTGGGGTACCTGTGGTTGCAACAAAAACTGCTGGTTCACTAGATATTGTGAATTCAGAAAATGGAATTTTGGTAGATTTAAATAATAGCCAAGCTTTGGCTAAGGGCCTATTATTGTTAATAAACCAACCAAATAAATATTCTCCTCAGCAACTGGCAGCCTATGTACATCATAAATACAGTATCCAATCCTTCTGTAAAAATTGGGAAAAGCACTACAACATGATTTTGTTAGATCAAAAAAGGAATAATCATGATTGA
- a CDS encoding GNAT family N-acetyltransferase, whose product MFNNLRYREYCEAYASDIPLFHQPWWLDAVAGRDQWNGLVSGATFASKPSILPIYSTSKWFLSKIHKPALTTYQGPIWAGYGMLHPLEQMRVVSKTWPDLIKQIPPTTSFRHTIFPDFQYAYPFHEAGFELGIRYTYTIDLNQPIESIFKNFRRDVKRKLNKTIDNYQIVESSDLSLFFPLLNNVYQRQNQPTPFSYAFLEHLFLSAHEQAQVKLFLLQGSARHTLGGVLLFYDHQRVYLLASGLNEYGRKTGTFQQLIWHTLQYFSTSKQVFDFCGSMMGNVVDSNQSMGGLAHAYLEVSKRKGMVKLLGV is encoded by the coding sequence ATGTTTAATAATCTAAGATATCGTGAATATTGTGAAGCTTATGCAAGTGATATTCCATTATTTCATCAACCATGGTGGTTGGATGCCGTAGCGGGACGAGATCAGTGGAATGGGCTTGTGAGTGGTGCTACTTTTGCAAGCAAACCAAGTATTCTACCTATTTATTCCACTAGTAAATGGTTCCTTTCGAAAATCCATAAACCAGCCTTGACCACTTACCAAGGGCCCATTTGGGCGGGGTACGGTATGCTACATCCATTGGAGCAAATGCGGGTAGTAAGCAAGACATGGCCTGACCTTATCAAGCAGATTCCTCCTACCACTTCCTTTCGGCATACTATTTTTCCAGATTTCCAATATGCCTACCCGTTTCATGAAGCTGGCTTTGAATTAGGTATCCGGTATACCTATACAATTGATTTAAATCAACCCATTGAATCGATTTTTAAAAATTTCAGACGGGACGTCAAAAGGAAACTAAACAAAACAATTGATAATTACCAAATAGTAGAAAGTAGTGACTTAAGTCTGTTCTTTCCTTTATTAAATAATGTCTATCAACGGCAAAATCAACCAACCCCATTTTCATACGCCTTTTTAGAGCACCTCTTTTTAAGTGCACATGAGCAAGCGCAAGTAAAACTTTTCTTACTCCAAGGTTCAGCTCGACATACTCTGGGGGGAGTCCTTCTTTTTTATGACCATCAGCGCGTCTACTTACTAGCTTCAGGTTTAAATGAATACGGTAGAAAAACAGGTACGTTTCAACAGCTAATCTGGCATACACTTCAATATTTCAGCACTAGCAAGCAAGTCTTTGATTTTTGTGGGAGTATGATGGGAAATGTGGTGGATAGTAATCAGTCAATGGGGGGACTTGCCCATGCATATTTGGAGGTAAGTAAACGTAAGGGGATGGTAAAATTGTTGGGGGTATGA
- a CDS encoding glycosyltransferase family 2 protein: MNKIISVIIPHYNNLVKLDSCLTALFCRDYSAFQIEYIVVDNGSTISLAKIKEKHTKVTWLLETSIQSPYPCRNKGIQHARGDIIVLLDSNCVPLENFFELGLKSLQDGNDVVGGQLRFIRSNSLTSRYDQLYSTIRPTTNTFTSLPGGCLFVSRLVFNKINLFLPCVRSLGDIEWTTRAYQAGFNLSITDQPIVSYQAKEWIPFCKKMIRLGRGKKEIYINNGGNLFSFYWGFNLLKSFLPPNPSFVKRMNNINRHEGTQLSLGVIFIFCWITKLLRGIGMFFSRVKSPRAAPKLT, encoded by the coding sequence ATGAATAAAATCATCAGTGTAATTATTCCTCATTACAACAACTTAGTGAAACTAGATAGTTGCCTTACTGCTCTTTTTTGCCGAGATTATAGTGCATTTCAAATAGAGTATATTGTCGTAGATAATGGATCAACTATTTCATTGGCTAAGATAAAAGAAAAACATACTAAAGTAACTTGGCTATTAGAAACTAGCATTCAAAGTCCATATCCCTGTAGAAATAAAGGAATACAACATGCTCGTGGTGATATTATAGTCTTATTAGATTCGAATTGTGTTCCATTAGAAAATTTCTTTGAGTTAGGATTAAAGTCATTACAAGACGGTAATGATGTGGTTGGAGGGCAATTGCGATTTATTCGTTCGAACAGCCTAACAAGTAGATATGATCAATTATACAGTACTATCCGTCCTACTACAAATACCTTTACAAGTTTACCCGGAGGATGTTTATTTGTCTCTAGGTTAGTTTTTAATAAAATAAATTTATTCCTTCCTTGTGTTCGCTCTTTAGGGGATATCGAATGGACCACAAGAGCTTATCAAGCAGGTTTTAATTTAAGCATAACCGATCAACCTATTGTAAGTTATCAAGCAAAAGAATGGATACCATTTTGCAAAAAAATGATACGACTAGGACGTGGAAAAAAAGAAATCTATATAAACAATGGTGGCAATTTATTTTCTTTTTATTGGGGCTTTAATTTATTAAAGAGTTTTTTGCCTCCTAATCCTTCCTTTGTTAAAAGAATGAATAATATCAATCGTCACGAGGGGACGCAATTGAGTCTTGGTGTTATTTTTATTTTTTGTTGGATAACTAAATTATTGCGCGGAATAGGGATGTTTTTCAGTAGGGTTAAAAGCCCCAGGGCAGCCCCTAAATTAACATAA
- a CDS encoding glycosyltransferase family 4 protein, with protein MENLIKVLHLFNSYLPLSEQWAFDLVRHTPQVEVHIATRQFLPNNFYDPAFKFVTTYQGDLLRIPLKSPPSFAARIGKRIGRHLLQLSTTNDFQIINDYVYQHEIQLVHAHFAPVAVYYLPFLEQNNLPLIVSFYGYDYEYLPFTKPRYIKLYQKIFSRATYILCEGPHGISILEKMGCPKEKLKIQSLGIDDILPASPQKKNKGELKLLQLASFTEKKGQLNTVKAFEDAFKTCPNLSLTLAGDHRDKAYAKKVLEYLENKPWADRISILPWVNYQEVNKFMAKYHVLIQPSQYSVERDCEGGAPVLLLKAQWQGLPIIATKHCDIPNVVKNGETGLLVAEGDQQALVNAIANFYDLTAFDYSLFSAKAQQFAFLKFNIKKNARNLLETYQDVLFER; from the coding sequence ATGGAAAATTTGATAAAGGTTTTACATCTCTTTAATAGCTATCTGCCTTTGTCTGAGCAGTGGGCTTTTGATTTAGTTCGTCACACCCCTCAAGTAGAGGTTCACATTGCGACCCGCCAATTTTTACCAAATAACTTTTATGATCCAGCTTTTAAATTTGTGACTACTTACCAGGGAGATCTGTTGAGGATTCCTTTAAAATCACCTCCTTCTTTTGCTGCTCGAATAGGAAAAAGAATAGGTAGGCATTTATTACAGCTTAGTACTACTAATGATTTTCAAATCATAAATGACTATGTATACCAGCATGAAATTCAGTTAGTACATGCCCATTTTGCACCGGTAGCAGTATATTATCTCCCTTTTTTAGAGCAAAATAATTTACCGCTGATTGTATCTTTTTATGGATACGATTACGAGTATCTACCATTTACTAAACCTCGGTATATAAAGCTTTACCAAAAAATTTTTTCTAGAGCCACATATATCCTTTGTGAAGGCCCTCATGGAATTTCAATTTTGGAAAAGATGGGTTGCCCAAAAGAAAAACTAAAAATTCAATCCCTTGGTATTGATGATATATTACCAGCTTCACCCCAAAAAAAGAATAAAGGAGAGTTAAAGCTATTGCAACTAGCTTCTTTCACAGAAAAAAAAGGTCAGTTAAACACGGTAAAAGCATTTGAGGATGCCTTTAAAACTTGCCCTAATCTAAGCTTAACATTAGCTGGTGATCATCGTGATAAAGCTTACGCTAAGAAGGTTTTAGAATATCTGGAAAACAAACCCTGGGCTGATAGGATCTCGATTCTTCCGTGGGTAAACTATCAAGAAGTGAATAAATTCATGGCTAAATATCATGTTCTCATTCAACCTAGCCAATACAGCGTAGAAAGAGATTGTGAAGGAGGGGCACCCGTATTACTACTTAAGGCACAATGGCAAGGTTTACCAATTATAGCTACTAAGCATTGTGATATTCCCAATGTTGTCAAAAATGGTGAAACAGGATTATTAGTAGCAGAAGGTGATCAACAAGCCTTAGTGAATGCTATCGCTAACTTTTATGACTTAACAGCTTTTGATTATTCCTTATTTAGTGCCAAAGCCCAACAGTTTGCTTTTTTAAAATTCAATATTAAAAAAAATGCCCGAAATTTGTTGGAGACTTATCAGGATGTTCTTTTTGAAAGGTAA
- a CDS encoding lipopolysaccharide biosynthesis protein, which produces MSDQRNQVIKSAVRWSVVDQLVQQVLGFLINIVLLRLLVPGDFGQIIMITAFLGVVGLLKDPGLSSAFVQQKSVDKNYANSIFWLLVLINIILFLFLLLMTEPIVHFYQSDSDFANVYFLLIVSFFISSFSIFPQAQLVKKIDFKVLFYAKILSQIIGGGIAIYSAWKGYGVYSIVMKGLIAEIVMVSFLWLTIPWMPSFSWSKSTLTQIRNYSLPLLGDSLLNYVVRNVDDVMVGKIWGQASLGIYNRAYSIMLLPVRKLAGVAARLLFPLLSSLQDNDEETRRIFLLNVQVIALIAFPLMSFLGMETEGIVFVVLGKQWLEMVPILRILAFLGAIQSIGTLVGTIYTARGGTRLQFRVGIVVKSFLILIILIGVHQGIEKLTLFYALGSFIAFFLEYYYAGQLIQLTLSNLLSKLAPFLVASLFVCCGLSTVDFFLDLTVFNLLLALLMKFTFSLLIYCFCLYLFIPKELKTIYFVAKKIIK; this is translated from the coding sequence ATGTCCGATCAACGAAATCAAGTAATTAAATCGGCAGTAAGGTGGTCAGTTGTAGACCAGCTTGTTCAGCAAGTTTTAGGTTTTTTAATCAATATCGTTTTGCTACGTTTGTTAGTACCGGGTGATTTTGGGCAAATTATCATGATTACTGCTTTTCTTGGAGTTGTTGGGCTACTTAAAGATCCAGGACTTTCAAGTGCTTTTGTTCAACAAAAATCTGTAGACAAAAATTATGCAAATTCTATCTTCTGGTTACTAGTTTTAATCAATATTATACTCTTTCTTTTCTTACTTTTAATGACAGAGCCTATTGTTCACTTTTATCAAAGCGATAGTGATTTTGCTAATGTTTATTTTTTACTAATTGTTTCATTTTTTATTTCCTCTTTCTCTATTTTTCCACAAGCTCAATTAGTAAAGAAGATTGATTTTAAAGTACTCTTTTATGCAAAAATCTTAAGTCAAATAATAGGAGGTGGAATAGCGATTTATTCAGCATGGAAAGGATACGGAGTATATAGTATTGTGATGAAAGGCTTGATCGCCGAAATAGTAATGGTCAGTTTCTTATGGTTGACAATACCTTGGATGCCTTCCTTTTCTTGGAGCAAATCAACTTTGACCCAAATACGTAATTATTCATTACCATTATTAGGGGATAGCCTTTTGAATTATGTAGTTAGAAACGTAGATGATGTAATGGTAGGGAAAATATGGGGACAAGCATCATTAGGGATTTATAATCGGGCATATAGTATTATGCTTTTACCTGTAAGGAAACTGGCGGGGGTAGCTGCACGTCTATTGTTTCCCCTTTTATCATCCTTGCAGGATAATGATGAGGAAACAAGAAGAATATTTCTTTTAAACGTACAAGTTATTGCATTGATAGCTTTTCCATTGATGTCTTTTTTAGGAATGGAAACAGAAGGGATAGTCTTTGTCGTCTTAGGTAAGCAGTGGCTTGAGATGGTTCCAATTTTACGAATATTAGCGTTTTTAGGGGCTATTCAGTCTATTGGTACTTTAGTAGGAACTATCTATACAGCAAGAGGGGGAACCCGATTACAATTTAGAGTAGGGATCGTTGTTAAGTCATTCTTGATTCTGATTATTTTAATTGGAGTTCACCAAGGAATTGAAAAACTTACCCTGTTCTATGCTCTTGGATCATTCATTGCTTTTTTTTTGGAGTATTATTATGCTGGACAGTTGATTCAACTAACATTGAGCAATTTGTTATCCAAGTTAGCACCATTTTTAGTTGCTTCGTTATTCGTATGCTGTGGATTATCTACAGTAGATTTCTTTCTTGATCTGACCGTCTTTAACTTACTACTAGCACTATTAATGAAATTTACTTTCAGTTTACTTATTTATTGCTTCTGTTTATATCTCTTTATTCCAAAAGAATTAAAGACCATCTATTTTGTCGCTAAAAAGATCATTAAATAG